Proteins co-encoded in one Thermodesulfobacteriota bacterium genomic window:
- a CDS encoding UvrD-helicase domain-containing protein, which translates to MPIEGVESLVERRVADRQGGTSMNPDQSEAARHREGPALVLAGPGTGKTTTLVGRYCFLLDQGVDPASIFVATFTRKAALQLKERIAARAGIATARLPVGTFHSLCLGILREVGERVGVPRDFRTIGDGQQFRVLRELKLDWPGELEELKDAIARLKDRLVGPEQARREASACRGGDAEDRLLLARAYTRYQEALRRRGLFDFGDQIALAVEALREHADLRERYSERYRYLMVDEFQDINAAQDALLQALLARHRNLWAVGDDDQAIYGWRGSDVRYITGFEQAHPGARVLRLQTNYRSPRAILDVADRLIRHNRRRLPKTLEATKATKAPVVLCRAEDEHREAQWVAHAVRKLLDAGTSPREVAVLLRTNYLTLPFETELRRAGIPFVIRGGPGFWELKEVQTVLEALWPLGQAAATSPCPWAGLPYLHDRLAEIAQRDRAGPFPKLVEALAEAVAAQPPLSASDETKVRWAGAARQVAAEAREFQDADALLAHAATAATVPPADEDADAVVLSTIHQAKGLEWDAVFVCACEAGLLPHEKAEEGEEERRLAFVAATRAKRFLTLSCCRSRSGRPAEPSPFLAEMTRGAPADSLSWRRAPATGETGSWLGPPPRQSTPPKPAAEKVPPAFVYPKPARRKAGAKGRKPAGPVPEAGPRHPVPPEPSARARRNTRVFHSAFGNGVVQRVDGDKWIVAFAKHGVKVILSEYLVVLGGREAGTGTARRRTRS; encoded by the coding sequence GTGCCGATCGAAGGAGTCGAATCCCTCGTGGAGCGGCGCGTGGCCGACCGGCAGGGCGGGACATCGATGAATCCCGACCAGTCCGAAGCGGCGCGTCACCGGGAAGGCCCGGCACTCGTCCTGGCCGGGCCGGGGACCGGAAAGACCACCACCCTGGTCGGGAGGTACTGCTTCCTCCTCGACCAGGGGGTGGACCCCGCCAGCATCTTCGTTGCCACCTTCACCCGAAAGGCGGCCCTCCAGCTCAAGGAGCGCATCGCCGCGCGGGCCGGCATCGCGACCGCGCGGCTCCCCGTTGGGACGTTCCACTCCCTGTGCCTCGGGATCCTCCGGGAGGTGGGCGAGCGGGTCGGCGTGCCGCGCGACTTCCGCACCATCGGCGACGGGCAGCAGTTCCGGGTGCTCCGGGAGCTCAAGCTCGACTGGCCGGGCGAGCTCGAGGAGCTGAAGGACGCCATCGCCCGACTCAAGGATCGCCTGGTCGGCCCCGAGCAGGCCCGGAGGGAAGCGTCGGCCTGCCGGGGCGGGGACGCGGAGGATCGCCTCCTGCTTGCCCGCGCCTACACCCGGTATCAGGAGGCGCTGCGAAGGCGCGGGCTCTTCGACTTCGGGGACCAGATCGCCCTGGCGGTAGAGGCGCTGCGGGAGCACGCCGACCTGCGGGAGCGCTACTCCGAGCGCTACCGCTACCTGATGGTCGACGAGTTCCAGGACATCAACGCCGCCCAGGACGCCCTGCTCCAGGCGCTCCTCGCGCGGCACCGGAACCTCTGGGCGGTGGGGGACGACGACCAGGCGATCTACGGGTGGCGGGGCAGCGACGTGCGCTACATCACCGGCTTCGAGCAGGCCCATCCCGGCGCCCGCGTGCTGCGGCTGCAGACCAACTACCGCTCCCCCCGGGCCATCCTCGACGTCGCGGACCGGCTCATCCGGCACAACCGCCGGCGTCTCCCCAAGACCCTGGAGGCCACGAAGGCGACGAAGGCGCCGGTGGTGCTGTGCCGGGCCGAGGACGAGCACCGGGAGGCGCAGTGGGTGGCGCACGCGGTGCGAAAGCTCCTGGACGCCGGCACGAGCCCCCGCGAGGTCGCGGTACTCCTGCGCACCAACTACCTCACGCTGCCCTTCGAGACCGAACTGCGCCGCGCCGGCATTCCCTTCGTCATCCGGGGCGGGCCGGGGTTCTGGGAGCTCAAGGAGGTCCAGACCGTGCTGGAGGCCCTCTGGCCCCTGGGGCAGGCCGCGGCGACCTCTCCCTGCCCCTGGGCGGGGCTGCCGTACCTGCACGACCGGCTGGCCGAGATCGCCCAGCGAGACCGCGCCGGGCCGTTCCCCAAGCTGGTGGAGGCCCTGGCGGAGGCGGTCGCCGCCCAACCGCCCCTTTCGGCCTCGGACGAGACGAAGGTGCGCTGGGCCGGCGCGGCCCGGCAGGTGGCCGCCGAGGCCCGGGAGTTCCAGGATGCGGACGCCCTCCTGGCCCACGCCGCGACGGCCGCCACCGTACCCCCTGCCGACGAGGACGCGGACGCCGTGGTCCTGTCCACCATCCACCAGGCCAAGGGGCTGGAGTGGGACGCGGTGTTCGTGTGCGCTTGCGAGGCGGGGCTCCTGCCCCACGAGAAGGCCGAGGAGGGGGAGGAGGAGCGGCGCCTCGCCTTCGTCGCCGCCACCCGGGCGAAGCGCTTCCTCACCCTCTCCTGCTGCCGGAGCCGCAGCGGGCGCCCGGCCGAGCCCTCGCCCTTTCTCGCCGAGATGACCCGGGGTGCGCCGGCCGACAGCCTCTCCTGGCGCCGGGCCCCCGCGACCGGCGAGACCGGCTCCTGGTTGGGGCCCCCGCCGAGGCAGAGCACCCCACCAAAGCCGGCCGCCGAGAAGGTGCCGCCGGCCTTCGTCTACCCCAAGCCGGCGCGCAGGAAGGCAGGCGCGAAGGGCCGAAAGCCGGCGGGACCCGTGCCGGAGGCCGGGCCGAGACACCCGGTGCCCCCGGAACCGTCCGCCCGGGCAAGAAGGAACACCCGGGTCTTCCACTCCGCCTTCGGGAACGGCGTCGTGCAGCGGGTGGACGGCGACAAGTGGATCGTAGCCTTCGCCAAGCACGGGGTGAAGGTGATCCTGTCCGAGTACCTGGTCGTGTTGGGGGGCCGGGAGGCGGGCACCGGGACGGCAAGAAGGCGAACCCGTTCCTAG
- a CDS encoding alpha/beta fold hydrolase encodes MVITEAVFFSRKMFACLLIALFLFGCGGGGGGTSSTTRTTTLESTSQIITAAQGGTIALPGGSSVTIPAGALASDQTVRLSLVSSFPKEPPSGSLTSVGHALVLDFDSKQTAFPQAGDLTFVIRYGATLPERFTGSAPLVNVVASDNFFGGVPISCESSSACFVIPLSTIQNAQSISAASVNLSTEITFAPPPRFGPRIWNGSVWLDYPQGFDPNKKTLVLTHGILSTVEDSFGGSVSELMSQGGYTQVIGFNYDYARNNMVEAGQKFADFLNSLQTEGGLTQIDLQAHSFGTLVALYAASQTDLAINNMILLGGPLDGTPAADLAGPGLLTLLANYAPDNPYATTTTFKDVLESGMFLDAQTGNPLLKTIRTNAINRHPNTNYIKIFGSKSMWGSIVTEFLFDTAPNDGMVPASESVGDDLPGPTYIVSEEHDKLQSNSDVQQFVGANLISALPPITGDVTGYWTGTINNPNLGIYGCNGGLSYFSISLSEDAGSISGSYGSVSVSGNRSEYALSINADTSFGNRSYSWTWDGGDTLTGSVAYYCWSDDTGALLKEGSGTFTVTR; translated from the coding sequence ATGGTTATTACAGAAGCGGTATTTTTCTCCAGAAAGATGTTCGCATGTCTGCTGATTGCACTCTTTCTGTTTGGTTGTGGTGGAGGGGGAGGTGGAACTAGTTCGACGACTCGCACCACGACACTTGAGTCGACGAGCCAGATCATCACGGCAGCACAGGGGGGCACGATAGCCCTTCCCGGCGGCAGCAGCGTCACGATTCCAGCGGGGGCCTTGGCCTCCGACCAAACGGTTCGCCTATCACTGGTATCTTCGTTTCCAAAAGAGCCACCAAGCGGGTCACTCACAAGTGTGGGCCATGCGCTGGTTCTGGATTTCGACTCGAAGCAGACCGCCTTTCCTCAGGCAGGAGATTTAACCTTCGTTATTAGATACGGTGCGACCCTCCCTGAAAGGTTCACGGGATCAGCCCCATTAGTGAATGTCGTGGCATCCGACAATTTTTTCGGTGGAGTCCCGATCTCGTGCGAATCGAGTAGTGCGTGCTTCGTCATACCGCTATCCACGATACAAAATGCGCAAAGCATTTCGGCGGCATCGGTCAATCTGAGTACCGAAATCACCTTTGCACCGCCCCCGCGCTTCGGTCCCAGAATTTGGAATGGCTCGGTATGGCTCGATTATCCGCAGGGTTTCGATCCCAACAAGAAGACGCTCGTGCTCACGCACGGGATCCTGAGTACCGTGGAAGACTCTTTTGGGGGTTCCGTCAGTGAGCTCATGAGCCAGGGCGGTTACACACAGGTCATCGGGTTCAACTACGACTATGCGAGAAACAACATGGTCGAGGCGGGGCAAAAATTTGCCGATTTTCTGAACTCGTTGCAGACCGAGGGCGGTCTCACCCAGATTGATCTGCAGGCCCATAGCTTTGGGACACTGGTTGCACTGTATGCGGCATCACAGACAGATTTGGCCATCAACAATATGATCCTCTTGGGTGGTCCGCTTGATGGGACACCCGCAGCGGATCTTGCCGGTCCAGGACTTCTGACACTACTTGCAAACTATGCGCCCGATAATCCGTACGCTACGACCACCACGTTTAAAGATGTGCTGGAGAGCGGCATGTTTCTAGATGCACAGACAGGAAACCCGCTTCTCAAAACCATCAGAACCAATGCCATCAACAGGCACCCGAACACAAACTACATAAAGATCTTCGGCAGCAAGAGTATGTGGGGTTCTATTGTTACGGAGTTTCTGTTCGACACGGCTCCCAACGACGGAATGGTTCCGGCGAGCGAATCCGTTGGCGACGATCTCCCGGGCCCCACCTACATCGTCTCGGAAGAGCACGATAAGCTCCAGTCCAATTCGGATGTGCAACAGTTCGTTGGGGCGAATCTCATCAGCGCCTTGCCCCCTATCACCGGTGATGTGACCGGATATTGGACCGGCACCATTAACAACCCGAATCTCGGCATTTACGGGTGCAACGGCGGTCTGTCATATTTTTCGATTTCTTTGTCCGAAGATGCCGGCAGCATTTCCGGATCTTACGGCTCCGTGTCGGTGTCCGGCAACCGCAGCGAGTATGCGCTGTCGATCAATGCCGACACGAGTTTCGGAAATCGATCCTATTCCTGGACATGGGACGGTGGTGACACGCTCACCGGGTCTGTAGCCTACTATTGCTGGAGCGATGATACCGGCGCCCTGTTGAAAGAGGGAAGTGGAACGTTCACCGTCACCCGCTAA
- a CDS encoding ferredoxin: protein MKKVWVDDECIACGTCVDLCPEVFELEGDIATLVEGADLSLDDKIVEAAEACPVEAIHYEE from the coding sequence ATGAAGAAGGTCTGGGTGGACGACGAATGCATCGCCTGCGGAACCTGCGTGGACCTGTGCCCGGAGGTCTTCGAGCTGGAGGGAGACATCGCGACGCTCGTGGAGGGGGCCGACCTCTCCCTCGACGACAAGATCGTCGAAGCGGCCGAGGCGTGCCCCGTGGAGGCCATCCACTACGAGGAGTGA